In a genomic window of bacterium:
- the secF gene encoding protein translocase subunit SecF: protein MIERDPLKIKPIPFVQFSALWIAISLVVIGIGVAGMVMNKNNPHINAPFNYGIDYTGGDLIAGTVGKDVTSKEIFDIASKYSSVEPVVQVVQEGGLSRSIEIRTRIKFDPTATPEQQNTQREDNLVKMKEELKEKFEGFELKSQDYVGPTVGKELINKAIVALAIGSALILIYIFFRFGNFLFAISAILALLHDVMITLGGAALMKLEISQSFIAVILTIIGYSINDTIIIYDRIRENMKKYPTLEFNQLCNLSLTQTLTRSINTVVTVVIMLLGLIFFGGESIRDFAVAMLIGIVSGAYSSIFIATPLIIMFRGKEEARTAKSVAAAEFSSSPAPADRKTKPARPAAAAAAVSKAESIEPEFGDEVQDEQIKGTAAEDEAARERKRAKKGKARRR, encoded by the coding sequence GTGATTGAAAGAGACCCGCTTAAAATCAAGCCCATTCCGTTCGTCCAATTTTCGGCACTGTGGATCGCGATAAGCCTCGTCGTCATCGGCATAGGCGTCGCCGGAATGGTGATGAACAAGAACAACCCCCACATCAACGCGCCCTTCAATTACGGAATCGATTACACGGGCGGCGATTTGATCGCCGGAACAGTCGGCAAGGACGTCACCTCCAAGGAAATTTTCGACATCGCGTCCAAGTACTCCTCGGTAGAGCCCGTAGTCCAGGTTGTCCAGGAAGGCGGTCTGTCGCGTTCCATCGAGATTCGAACCCGCATAAAATTCGATCCGACCGCCACTCCGGAGCAGCAAAACACCCAGCGCGAAGACAACCTCGTCAAAATGAAAGAGGAACTGAAGGAGAAGTTCGAAGGCTTCGAGCTGAAAAGCCAGGATTACGTGGGCCCGACCGTCGGCAAGGAGTTGATAAACAAAGCCATCGTTGCGCTCGCCATAGGAAGCGCGCTGATATTGATTTACATCTTCTTCCGGTTCGGCAACTTCCTGTTCGCGATCTCTGCAATCCTGGCGCTGCTTCACGACGTGATGATAACGCTCGGGGGCGCCGCGCTGATGAAGCTTGAAATCAGCCAGAGTTTCATCGCGGTCATCCTCACCATCATCGGATACTCCATCAACGACACGATTATTATTTACGACCGAATACGCGAAAACATGAAAAAGTACCCGACGCTCGAATTCAATCAGCTATGCAACCTCTCCCTCACGCAAACGCTGACGCGTAGCATCAACACCGTTGTTACGGTCGTGATAATGCTTCTTGGTCTGATCTTTTTCGGCGGCGAATCGATCCGCGATTTCGCTGTCGCGATGCTCATCGGTATCGTCAGCGGGGCGTACAGCTCCATCTTCATCGCGACGCCTCTCATCATAATGTTTAGAGGAAAGGAAGAAGCCCGCACGGCCAAATCCGTCGCTGCGGCGGAATTTTCCTCATCGCCCGCGCCCGCCGACCGCAAAACCAAGCCCGCTCGTCCCGCCGCGGCGGCAGCCGCGGTGTCGAAAGCCGAATCTATAGAGCCGGAATTCGGCGACGAAGTCCAGGATGAACAAATAAAAGGAACCGCCGCGGAAGACGAAGCCGCGCGTGAACGCAAGCGCGCCAAAAAGGGCAAGGCGCGCCGCCGTTAA
- the recJ gene encoding single-stranded-DNA-specific exonuclease RecJ, which produces MRSQNPESAARVSADFGLPIAISRALLSRNLAHPDEIALYLDPPRELIDIRGLLPNLEEAASRVLSALDARTPILVYGDYDVDGIAASTVLFGALKTLAAKSNVYLPSRFGEGYGLSVAALERAKNAGYGMVVTVDCGIGSIAEVEAARAMGLDIVITDHHTLGDTLPDTVIVNPLLRENATSGGESTAANPCGAAVALGLAGELFWKRGRDRGEAANRWLEIVALATIADSMALIGVNRAIVRHGIDQMWDTTNPGLRALLEATGVGTGAAPTAEQLAFGVIPALNACGRMLSPRLAFSLFEAKSADEARQIAHQIKGLNSERQLVQERVFEEAARMASEDRGAPAHVLFCEHWHAGVLGIVAAQIAETFGKPAVVLSCAHGEDGGIRGSARAPAGWDLRAALEASAAHLDKFGGHPSAAGISLSPDSLEAFREAFCGAIAAAQQIAGNGELQIDAEASAAEMAAVDLDSLLRLEPTGEGNPAPVFALRQCMIEAPRAIGRNGTTLVCNIEQGGTRFKAVGFRMSHIAARFKEGAPYDIAVALKPDFYGGVRSVRCQLLDAVPSSR; this is translated from the coding sequence GTGAGAAGCCAAAATCCGGAGTCAGCCGCGCGCGTTTCTGCGGACTTCGGACTGCCAATCGCGATATCCCGCGCGCTTCTGTCGAGAAATCTCGCCCATCCCGATGAAATAGCTTTGTATTTGGACCCGCCGCGGGAATTGATTGATATCCGCGGACTGCTGCCCAATCTCGAGGAGGCCGCGTCGCGCGTGCTTTCGGCGCTGGATGCGCGCACTCCGATACTTGTGTACGGCGATTACGACGTTGACGGGATAGCAGCGTCCACCGTCCTTTTCGGAGCGCTCAAAACGCTAGCGGCGAAGTCTAACGTTTACCTTCCGTCCAGATTCGGGGAAGGCTACGGTCTTTCCGTCGCCGCATTGGAGCGGGCAAAGAATGCCGGCTACGGAATGGTCGTAACCGTGGACTGCGGCATAGGCTCGATCGCGGAGGTCGAGGCCGCGCGCGCCATGGGTTTGGATATCGTAATCACCGACCACCACACTCTTGGCGATACGCTTCCTGATACCGTCATAGTTAATCCGCTTCTGCGGGAAAACGCGACGAGCGGCGGCGAATCCACCGCGGCAAATCCCTGCGGCGCCGCAGTTGCGCTCGGACTCGCCGGGGAGCTTTTTTGGAAGCGCGGCCGCGATCGCGGCGAGGCCGCGAACCGTTGGCTTGAAATCGTCGCGCTCGCGACGATCGCGGATTCGATGGCGCTGATTGGTGTGAACCGCGCTATCGTCAGGCACGGCATTGATCAAATGTGGGACACGACCAATCCGGGGCTGCGCGCCCTGTTGGAAGCGACCGGAGTGGGAACGGGCGCTGCGCCCACCGCGGAGCAGCTTGCTTTCGGCGTCATTCCCGCGCTGAACGCGTGCGGCAGAATGCTCTCTCCGCGGCTCGCATTTTCGCTTTTCGAAGCGAAGTCCGCCGACGAAGCGCGCCAAATCGCCCATCAAATCAAAGGGCTGAATTCGGAACGCCAGCTGGTTCAGGAGCGCGTTTTCGAAGAAGCCGCTCGCATGGCTTCTGAAGACCGCGGCGCGCCCGCTCATGTGCTTTTCTGCGAGCACTGGCACGCCGGGGTGCTTGGAATAGTCGCGGCGCAAATCGCGGAAACCTTCGGAAAACCCGCGGTCGTGCTCTCTTGCGCGCATGGCGAGGACGGAGGCATCCGCGGCAGCGCGCGCGCGCCCGCGGGCTGGGACCTGCGCGCCGCGCTGGAGGCCTCCGCCGCGCACCTGGACAAGTTCGGAGGGCATCCTTCGGCCGCCGGGATTTCGCTGTCGCCTGATTCGCTCGAAGCCTTCAGGGAAGCGTTTTGCGGCGCGATTGCGGCGGCGCAGCAAATTGCGGGCAACGGAGAATTGCAGATTGACGCCGAAGCATCCGCGGCCGAAATGGCGGCCGTCGATCTTGACAGCCTGCTGCGATTGGAGCCGACGGGCGAAGGCAATCCCGCGCCCGTTTTCGCACTCCGGCAATGCATGATCGAAGCCCCGCGCGCGATCGGACGAAACGGCACGACGCTGGTTTGCAACATCGAACAAGGAGGCACCAGGTTCAAGGCAGTGGGATTCAGAATGAGCCACATCGCCGCGCGCTTCAAGGAAGGCGCGCCCTACGACATAGCGGTCGCGCTCAAGCCGGACTTCTACGGCGGCGTACGCTCGGTGCGCTGCCAACTTCTGGACGCGGTTCCTTCTTCGCGCTAG
- the gatB gene encoding Asp-tRNA(Asn)/Glu-tRNA(Gln) amidotransferase subunit GatB produces the protein MSEALKTIWEAVIGLEIHVQIATAAKQFCSCPAIFTNDPADANKYVCPVCLGHPGTLPVLNRKSVELALRLAAAARARVAPKNVFARKNYFYPDLPKGYQISQYEIPLASGGALAYFHRESRKSPWETREARLVRMHLEEDTGKSFHLPDGSTLVDFNRSGVPLLEIVTEPCFRTPDEAVSFLEELRLTLVYLGVSGANMELGQMRCEPNVSVRPAGTDELRAKVELKNLNSFATLKKAVEFEIARQAAEWERGGRVLAQTMRWDEGARATVAMRTKETADDYRYFDEPDLPPLSVTDAMLNEAAAFAERTAYAIRKKLAVRDGLSDYDAANIAGNPSNLEWYEALAAKVSDAKLVANWVLGEISRWRTELGDRFIADRGETAALLGALAAGKINNAQAKLIFEKMAAEGASAESLISSAGIAAESAGENALTAAVSEAIAENPRPVADYKSGKTNAIMVLVGQVMKKTKGAADAAKVRELLEKELSSPQ, from the coding sequence ATGTCCGAAGCGCTCAAGACAATCTGGGAAGCCGTAATCGGCCTTGAAATCCACGTGCAGATAGCGACTGCCGCAAAGCAGTTCTGCTCCTGCCCCGCGATCTTCACAAACGATCCCGCGGACGCGAACAAGTATGTATGTCCCGTCTGCCTCGGGCATCCCGGCACTCTTCCCGTATTGAACAGGAAAAGCGTGGAGCTTGCGCTGCGGCTGGCCGCGGCCGCGCGCGCTCGCGTCGCGCCCAAAAACGTATTCGCCCGAAAGAACTATTTTTATCCCGACCTCCCCAAGGGATATCAGATCAGCCAATACGAAATACCGCTGGCATCCGGCGGTGCGCTGGCTTACTTCCATCGTGAATCGCGCAAGTCGCCTTGGGAGACGCGCGAAGCGCGGCTTGTGCGGATGCACCTGGAGGAGGACACTGGCAAGTCGTTCCACCTGCCCGACGGCTCCACGCTCGTGGACTTCAACCGCTCGGGAGTCCCGCTTCTCGAAATCGTCACCGAGCCGTGCTTCCGCACGCCGGACGAGGCTGTGTCATTCCTTGAAGAGCTGCGCCTGACGCTCGTATATCTCGGCGTCAGCGGTGCGAACATGGAGCTTGGCCAGATGCGGTGCGAGCCGAACGTCAGCGTTCGTCCGGCGGGCACGGACGAGCTTAGGGCGAAAGTGGAGCTAAAAAATCTTAATTCATTCGCCACGTTAAAAAAGGCGGTGGAATTCGAAATCGCGCGCCAGGCCGCAGAATGGGAGCGCGGAGGCCGCGTACTGGCCCAAACCATGCGCTGGGACGAGGGAGCGCGCGCGACGGTCGCGATGCGAACGAAGGAAACCGCGGACGACTATCGCTATTTCGACGAGCCGGATCTGCCGCCGCTTTCTGTGACGGATGCGATGCTGAATGAAGCCGCCGCGTTCGCGGAGCGCACCGCGTACGCGATTCGAAAAAAGCTCGCGGTGCGCGACGGCTTGTCGGATTACGACGCGGCCAACATCGCGGGAAATCCCTCGAACCTGGAATGGTATGAGGCGCTGGCCGCAAAAGTGTCCGACGCGAAGCTCGTCGCGAACTGGGTGCTGGGCGAAATCAGCCGGTGGAGAACCGAGCTGGGAGACCGTTTTATTGCCGATCGCGGCGAAACGGCGGCGCTGCTTGGCGCACTGGCGGCCGGGAAAATAAACAACGCGCAGGCCAAACTGATTTTCGAAAAAATGGCCGCGGAAGGCGCATCGGCCGAGTCGTTGATCTCATCCGCCGGCATAGCGGCGGAGTCCGCCGGAGAAAACGCGTTGACCGCGGCCGTGAGCGAAGCCATCGCCGAAAATCCGCGTCCGGTCGCCGATTACAAATCCGGAAAGACGAACGCGATAATGGTTCTCGTCGGCCAAGTTATGAAGAAAACGAAGGGAGCGGCTGACGCCGCGAAGGTTCGGGAATTGCTTGAAAAAGAGCTGTCAAGCCCGCAATAA
- a CDS encoding YjbH domain-containing protein gives MTKTEGRTSSGTGARILSATSILFIINLCAAAAFSEPNLEGVTGLINIPDAQVSPDGWVYFGFGANEYNRGSDTFIGEEQWNHFVNIGFLPHLELTGRMARFPDYTEPIIPGYGDAKDRTVSAKIQPVADYNGFSFAAGVTDLGGESQYQKSFYGAVDKTFFDTLKVTLGAGSDNFDGVFGGVDWEPAPRLHLLGEYDTEDWNAGLRYSPWDWLSLSVSSLGGEEFGAGITARFDLTEYERRKPTEPKRPIARLESGSSQADPRILAEALADEGFENVRAFLQDGELVVYYENRRFLLEERALAAVGILSAMHAPREAERVRVVAQIDGMPHLDFVAPPDAILAFARGEIDEASFRAQVTVNRHREAPIPAGVRTENRSGGKADIFLRPGLDIDFGRALGPFRQRVSAFIDPEFEIGYGFSARGRFSYVINNNLSEVDDFNTERVWLGWGGRPGGVSVLAKAGIFGIDLTGAQLEAEADIDSFDAVLGGNIAWTRDETTDAEFMQALGKFEKRFPDYDLTARIVAGQFQFEDKGARVEATRYFGPVEVTFFAYDAGNPNIEGGVTFYVPLPLYDDGPPADLRFGVAPDWGFQYRSELEGHGQVLTAGQELFRYRRRLHPDYVLEHLFEWRRAAGWLN, from the coding sequence TTGACGAAAACCGAAGGCCGCACGTCCTCCGGGACGGGGGCGCGCATCCTTTCCGCAACATCGATCCTTTTCATTATTAACTTATGCGCCGCGGCGGCGTTTTCGGAGCCCAATCTGGAAGGTGTTACAGGACTCATTAACATTCCCGACGCGCAGGTTTCGCCGGACGGCTGGGTCTATTTTGGATTCGGGGCGAACGAATACAACCGCGGCTCGGACACGTTCATCGGCGAGGAGCAGTGGAATCATTTCGTCAACATCGGTTTCCTGCCTCACCTGGAGTTGACGGGCAGGATGGCGCGCTTTCCGGATTACACCGAGCCGATTATTCCCGGATACGGCGACGCGAAGGACAGAACGGTAAGCGCAAAGATTCAGCCCGTCGCGGATTACAACGGATTTTCGTTCGCCGCTGGCGTAACCGATCTGGGAGGCGAATCCCAATACCAAAAGTCGTTTTACGGCGCGGTGGACAAGACGTTTTTCGATACGCTCAAGGTTACGCTGGGTGCGGGCAGCGACAACTTCGACGGCGTATTCGGGGGAGTGGACTGGGAGCCCGCGCCACGGTTGCATCTTTTGGGCGAGTACGACACCGAAGACTGGAACGCGGGGTTGCGCTATTCGCCGTGGGACTGGCTGTCGCTTTCCGTTTCGAGCCTGGGCGGCGAAGAATTCGGCGCTGGAATCACAGCGCGCTTCGACCTGACCGAGTACGAGCGCAGAAAGCCAACCGAACCGAAGCGTCCGATTGCGCGGCTGGAATCCGGAAGCAGTCAGGCCGATCCGCGGATTCTCGCCGAGGCGCTCGCGGACGAAGGATTCGAAAATGTGCGAGCTTTCCTGCAAGACGGCGAGCTGGTCGTCTATTACGAGAACCGGCGGTTCCTGCTGGAGGAACGCGCGCTGGCCGCGGTCGGCATCCTTTCCGCGATGCACGCGCCGCGGGAAGCGGAGCGCGTGCGCGTGGTCGCGCAGATAGACGGAATGCCTCACTTGGATTTCGTCGCGCCGCCGGATGCGATTCTTGCGTTCGCGCGCGGCGAGATTGACGAAGCGTCGTTCCGCGCGCAGGTGACCGTAAACAGGCACAGGGAAGCGCCAATCCCTGCGGGTGTGCGCACCGAGAACCGCAGCGGGGGCAAGGCCGACATCTTTTTGCGCCCAGGGCTGGACATCGACTTCGGGCGCGCGCTGGGGCCGTTCCGCCAGCGCGTATCCGCGTTCATCGATCCGGAGTTCGAAATCGGATACGGCTTCTCCGCGCGCGGCCGTTTCAGCTACGTCATCAACAACAACTTGAGCGAGGTTGACGATTTCAACACGGAGCGCGTCTGGCTCGGATGGGGCGGACGCCCCGGCGGAGTGAGCGTGCTCGCAAAGGCGGGGATTTTCGGAATTGACCTTACCGGCGCGCAGCTTGAAGCCGAAGCGGACATTGACAGCTTCGACGCTGTTCTTGGCGGAAACATAGCGTGGACGCGCGACGAGACCACGGATGCGGAATTCATGCAGGCGCTGGGCAAGTTCGAAAAGCGGTTCCCGGACTACGACCTGACCGCCCGAATCGTTGCGGGGCAGTTCCAGTTCGAGGACAAGGGAGCGCGCGTGGAAGCCACGCGCTATTTCGGCCCGGTGGAGGTCACGTTCTTCGCGTACGACGCCGGCAATCCGAATATCGAGGGCGGCGTTACGTTTTACGTACCGCTTCCGTTGTACGACGACGGCCCGCCCGCCGATCTGCGGTTCGGAGTCGCGCCCGACTGGGGATTCCAGTATCGCAGCGAGCTGGAAGGCCACGGGCAGGTGCTGACCGCGGGGCAGGAATTGTTCCGCTACCGGCGGCGGCTGCATCCGGATTACGTGTTGGAGCATTTGTTTGAATGGCGCCGGGCGGCGGGGTGGTTGAATTGA
- the mfd gene encoding transcription-repair coupling factor, which translates to MHRLRNRLDGHFGASLSGFLEKIGMGGGGALEIANVRGSARQFLLSYLAFAKRVSPVLIVCESNREAERMRAHCIAAYRLYSGKVEDEKDFLVYPDFEPSNLFDFTPPDVDVTGARRAAEDALLRGNAKLIFTCVQALFKKIPHPDKVRASRLHLKCGKSAGRDAVCLTLDRFGYERKTMVMEPGEYAVRGGLLDVFPIGDQNPVRIDFFGDDIDEMSRFEPSTQRSFEAAAEAVVLPVVQLDTGDAEDGASKLEKLLAAYLREFAARLPGSAAGLEQAAKEDIARIAENRQSPRYEIYSPILSGGATFLDYLPQGALVFVHDETLVSGELKTYERFWRERFREWRKGALTFADFDDYYAIPDRADAGAVIASVESRPGISTLFTSSFDRRHLSFEGSDLSFGTPSSSQYSLGALPDGLRKLGGGTSEVWIASQFAERLRERLIEEEIAVAAIENAILPGGFTLPGQGMLLTDAEIFGEIEEAVYRKPKRFEKSGLRSLEEIKVGDYVVHVDYGVGRFVALTDQELGGIKRSYVQIEYEGRDKLYVPVDQLDRLRQYRYDGSPPKLNSLGRKQWQKTKRKVRQEAIKLALRLYQLYRKRERMQGHSFVGVDNWMAEFENGFPYELTPDQYEAWGAVYNDMAAAKPMDRLICGDVGFGKTEVALRAAFLACLNNKQVLVMCPTTVLADQHYHTFRRRFAAFPFRVEMLSRFLSDADQKRIAADIAKGKVDVVIGTHRALSADVKFPRLGLLVIDEEQRFGVKQKERLKMRNPGVDVLTLTATPIPRTLHMSLVGLRDVSLIETAPVDRKPVRTYVGEYNETLVRDAILKEIGRGGQVYFLHNRIADIDVFRSELEKLVPEAKIIVGHGRMKEDKLEEIMNAFSMGAYNILLATTIIENGLDIPNVNTLIVQHAEYLGLSQMHQLRGRVGRSHVQAYAYFYHDPARSLSEDAQSRLHSIYNYAYLGAGYEIAQSDLRLRGAGNVFGEEQSGLAATVGFDYYFEMLTNSMEKLKEELDSEGEFSEDEFLDAMEEEPEGCMIDIPISAYIPHDYIEDSIIRLDILRRIARLKDGEVNDLRTELEDRFGALPAEVENLIGGIEVKIAAEACGVSNIEYLPAREKFKFKFHSGRPAWANRITLLDGKAEVSTDGSILFALRMGEDALDKIKVFLGRMRALAEKR; encoded by the coding sequence TTGCACAGACTTCGCAACAGGCTTGACGGGCATTTCGGCGCATCCCTTTCCGGTTTCCTGGAGAAAATCGGAATGGGAGGCGGCGGCGCGTTAGAAATCGCCAACGTGCGCGGCTCCGCAAGGCAATTTCTTCTTTCCTATTTGGCGTTTGCGAAGCGAGTATCTCCCGTCTTGATTGTCTGCGAGTCGAACCGCGAAGCGGAGAGAATGCGCGCGCACTGCATCGCGGCGTACAGGCTGTATTCGGGGAAAGTGGAGGACGAAAAGGATTTTCTTGTTTATCCCGATTTCGAGCCGTCGAACCTTTTCGATTTCACGCCGCCGGATGTGGACGTAACGGGCGCGAGGCGCGCCGCCGAGGACGCGCTTTTACGCGGAAATGCTAAATTGATTTTCACGTGCGTCCAAGCGCTGTTCAAAAAGATTCCGCATCCGGACAAGGTGCGCGCGTCGAGACTTCATCTCAAATGCGGCAAGTCCGCAGGGCGCGACGCGGTTTGCTTGACGCTGGACAGGTTCGGATACGAGCGCAAAACGATGGTAATGGAGCCGGGCGAGTACGCGGTTCGCGGCGGGCTTTTGGATGTGTTTCCCATCGGCGATCAAAATCCGGTGCGCATCGACTTTTTCGGTGACGATATCGACGAGATGAGCCGGTTCGAGCCGTCGACCCAGCGAAGCTTCGAGGCCGCGGCCGAAGCGGTAGTGCTTCCGGTCGTCCAGCTTGACACAGGAGATGCCGAAGACGGCGCGTCGAAGCTTGAGAAGCTGCTCGCCGCGTACTTGAGGGAATTCGCGGCAAGGCTGCCCGGCTCCGCGGCGGGATTGGAGCAGGCGGCGAAAGAGGATATTGCGAGGATCGCGGAAAACCGGCAGTCGCCGCGTTACGAGATTTACTCGCCGATACTTTCGGGCGGCGCGACGTTTCTGGATTATCTCCCGCAGGGAGCGCTGGTTTTCGTCCACGACGAAACGCTGGTTTCGGGCGAGCTGAAAACCTACGAGCGGTTCTGGCGAGAGAGATTCCGCGAATGGCGGAAAGGCGCGCTGACGTTTGCCGATTTCGACGATTACTACGCGATCCCGGACCGCGCCGACGCAGGCGCGGTAATCGCATCGGTCGAATCGAGGCCGGGAATTTCAACCCTCTTTACTTCCTCTTTCGATCGGCGGCATTTGTCTTTCGAAGGCTCGGATCTTTCATTCGGCACGCCGTCGTCGTCGCAGTATTCGCTCGGCGCGCTGCCGGACGGACTGCGCAAGCTCGGCGGCGGGACGAGCGAAGTCTGGATTGCAAGCCAGTTTGCAGAACGGCTGCGCGAGAGGCTTATCGAGGAAGAAATCGCGGTAGCCGCCATCGAAAACGCGATCCTGCCCGGAGGATTCACGCTGCCGGGACAGGGGATGCTGTTGACCGACGCGGAAATATTCGGTGAAATCGAAGAGGCCGTTTACCGCAAGCCGAAGCGGTTCGAAAAATCCGGTCTGCGCTCGCTTGAAGAAATCAAGGTCGGGGATTACGTCGTTCACGTGGACTACGGGGTGGGGAGGTTCGTCGCGCTGACGGATCAGGAGCTTGGCGGCATCAAGCGCAGCTATGTACAAATCGAGTACGAAGGCAGAGACAAGTTGTACGTCCCGGTGGACCAGCTGGACCGGCTGCGCCAGTACCGGTACGACGGCTCGCCGCCCAAGTTGAACAGTCTCGGCAGGAAGCAATGGCAGAAAACCAAACGCAAGGTGCGCCAGGAGGCGATCAAGCTTGCGCTTAGGCTTTACCAGCTTTATCGCAAGCGGGAAAGGATGCAAGGTCACTCATTCGTCGGCGTCGACAACTGGATGGCGGAATTCGAAAACGGATTCCCGTACGAGCTGACGCCGGATCAATACGAAGCATGGGGCGCCGTGTACAACGACATGGCCGCGGCCAAGCCGATGGACAGGCTGATATGCGGCGATGTCGGTTTCGGGAAAACCGAAGTCGCGCTGCGCGCCGCGTTTCTCGCGTGCCTTAATAACAAGCAGGTGCTCGTGATGTGTCCGACGACGGTGCTCGCGGATCAGCACTATCACACTTTCCGGAGGCGGTTCGCCGCGTTTCCATTTCGCGTCGAAATGCTCTCTCGGTTTTTATCCGACGCGGATCAAAAGCGGATCGCCGCCGACATTGCAAAGGGCAAAGTAGACGTAGTTATCGGAACGCACCGCGCCCTTTCCGCGGATGTGAAGTTTCCGAGGCTCGGATTGCTCGTAATAGACGAAGAACAGCGGTTCGGAGTCAAACAAAAAGAGCGGTTGAAGATGAGAAATCCAGGGGTGGATGTTCTCACGCTGACCGCGACGCCCATTCCGCGCACGCTGCATATGTCGCTCGTCGGGCTGCGCGACGTGTCGCTTATCGAAACCGCGCCGGTTGACCGCAAGCCCGTGCGGACTTATGTGGGCGAGTACAACGAAACGCTCGTGCGCGACGCCATTTTGAAGGAAATCGGGAGGGGCGGCCAGGTGTATTTCCTTCACAACAGGATCGCGGACATAGATGTCTTCCGATCGGAACTCGAAAAGCTCGTACCGGAGGCGAAAATCATCGTCGGACACGGCCGAATGAAAGAGGACAAACTTGAAGAAATTATGAACGCTTTTTCGATGGGCGCGTACAACATCCTTCTTGCGACGACGATCATCGAAAACGGACTGGATATTCCGAACGTGAACACGCTAATCGTCCAGCACGCGGAGTATCTGGGCTTGTCCCAGATGCACCAGCTTCGGGGCAGGGTGGGGCGCAGCCACGTCCAGGCGTACGCGTACTTTTATCATGATCCCGCTCGCTCGCTTTCGGAGGATGCCCAGAGCAGGCTGCACTCGATTTACAACTACGCGTATCTGGGGGCGGGGTACGAAATCGCGCAGAGCGACCTGCGGCTGCGCGGCGCGGGCAATGTATTCGGCGAGGAACAAAGCGGCCTGGCGGCGACCGTCGGATTCGACTATTACTTCGAAATGTTGACGAATTCGATGGAAAAGCTGAAAGAAGAACTGGATTCCGAGGGCGAATTCAGCGAGGACGAATTCCTGGACGCGATGGAGGAAGAGCCGGAAGGATGCATGATTGATATTCCGATATCGGCGTACATTCCGCATGATTACATCGAGGATTCGATTATCCGGCTTGACATTCTGCGCAGGATCGCCCGCCTTAAGGATGGCGAAGTAAATGATTTGCGTACCGAGCTTGAGGACAGGTTCGGTGCGCTTCCTGCGGAGGTCGAAAATTTGATAGGTGGCATCGAAGTCAAAATAGCTGCGGAAGCATGCGGAGTGTCGAACATCGAATACCTGCCGGCCCGCGAAAAGTTCAAATTCAAATTCCATTCGGGGCGCCCCGCGTGGGCGAACCGGATCACTTTGCTCGACGGCAAAGCCGAAGTATCAACGGACGGTTCGATACTTTTTGCGCTTCGAATGGGGGAAGACGCATTGGACAAAATAAAGGTGTTTTTGGGCAGAATGCGCGCGCTTGCTGAAAAGAGGTAG
- a CDS encoding DUF502 domain-containing protein produces MKHTLRVLAGNFLSGLVTLLPLVITVFLVGWIYGKAAQLFGRTSSLGQALSTLADSLNLPTNLTIALAYLLIILLIILVGAFASRTARNTVAEWIKNLVVRFPVISSIYNSAEQIVGIFNKRKDDPAAASQVILFRFANSLLLGLLPSSDPIHIDGRPYFMVYYPATPVPMSGQNFLIPASEVYATGLKFEDMTKVLVSIGAIAPEILGDDMKLRPVLDAA; encoded by the coding sequence ATGAAGCACACTCTCCGTGTTCTCGCCGGCAATTTCCTTAGCGGTCTCGTGACGCTGCTCCCGCTCGTCATCACCGTGTTTCTGGTCGGATGGATTTACGGCAAGGCCGCTCAACTATTCGGCCGGACGTCGTCCCTCGGTCAGGCGCTGTCAACGCTGGCGGACAGCCTGAATCTGCCGACAAACCTTACAATCGCTCTTGCTTATCTGCTGATAATCCTGCTCATCATCCTGGTCGGCGCGTTCGCGTCGCGCACCGCGCGAAACACCGTCGCCGAATGGATCAAGAATCTGGTCGTCCGGTTCCCGGTCATCAGCAGCATTTACAACTCCGCGGAGCAGATCGTCGGCATATTCAACAAACGCAAGGACGACCCCGCCGCGGCAAGCCAGGTGATCCTCTTCCGGTTCGCAAACTCGCTTTTGCTCGGACTATTGCCCTCGTCCGATCCGATTCACATAGACGGCAGGCCTTATTTTATGGTGTACTACCCCGCGACGCCGGTGCCGATGAGCGGCCAGAATTTCCTCATCCCCGCATCGGAAGTATACGCGACCGGCCTGAAATTCGAGGACATGACCAAGGTTCTTGTTTCAATCGGCGCGATCGCCCCGGAAATACTTGGAGACGATATGAAACTCAGGCCGGTGCTTGATGCCGCATAG